Sequence from the Paraburkholderia acidiphila genome:
TTCCACGCGACGCCGATGCCAAGTGCGACGATGAGGGAGATGCTCGAGCGATATTACGAGCCGATGGATGTTGGCGAGGAAGCGACTTACGCGGTACGGCGAGGCAGCCGCGTGTTGAGTCTAAGCCTGTACCGCAGTCGTAAGGCGGGCGGGTTTCACCGTTCGCAGCGCGAGGTACTCAGCCGTTTGAGTGCTCTTATGCTGTCGAGTGCCGAGCGACATGCCCAACTCTCGCTCGCTACAAAACATGATGAGGCGGTGGCGATTGATCCGCCGCAATCGAGCGAGTGGCCCGCTAGTCGTGCGGAGAGGTTTGCCAAACTGCGCGCCGCATTATTAATGGAGCCATGCCGGCTAACCTTGCGGGAAGCCGAGATCTGCGCCTACATTGTGCTCGGTTATACTGCGATGGGAATCAGTCTGATTCTCGGTATATCGTTGAACACGGTCGCAACCCATCGCAAACGTGCATATGCAAAACTTTGTCTGTCCTCCCAGACCGAGTTATTCAATGTCTGTCTCAAACATTGTGTCTGATTTTGGCTTGTCTGGCTGCACCTTGGCCCGTCGTGTTTAAGGGGGGCGACAACGGGTTTGTGCCTCACGATGTTCGGTTTCGGAGGTGGTCGCCGCCCCGGCGTGGAGATGCCAACGAGTGTTCAGCGATGAGAGCGTTAGGATCGGCGATCCGGTGTGCGACTGAACTGCAGTGGACTAGCTGATGCTCCGATATCGCAAGCATGCGCCACCGATGTTCGGACTCGCGAAATTTTCCGATGCCCGTCAATAAGTTGGTTTGTTCGGTCGCTAACTACTCTTTCATCGAACCCCTGCGGCAACCACTGCTTGAGCGAAGAGGTCGATTTCTCCGTGGGCGAAGGCAGCCAACTGGTGGTGCGCAGTCTTCGTCGCCGCAGGTGCCGTTAGGCTGTTCTCTAATCGCTCAAGAGGCGCCGCGCATTTCCCTCGCAGGGGCTGGCACGTGTGACGATGCTTGCTGCACTGTGCGAGGCTCTTGCCTTCGCATGATCTGTCTGCGGCGGTATGCAGTTGGCCCGCGTGCAGGTCAGCGCGACTGGCCGGGCTGGATTGCAGGCCAGCCTATTGTGATGAGCTTCTCGATCGAAGCCATCGATCTGCAATTCGAGATTTCGCTTCAGACCGTGGCATTGCATCTTAAGCATGGGTGGGCGTAGCTCGGTGCGTCTTCCCAGAGCGATTTGTTCGCCTTTTGGTGCCGCGCCGCCAGGCGCAGTGTCCGAGATGGTCACTTCCTTTTCTTCCCGCAACATACGCTAAACGACGTGGTGAGCCATGATGGCCGTCGCACCCGTCTTCAGCATTGCTGGGTTGAAGACCGCAAGCCGGTGGCGCTCTTGCGGCACTGGACAGCCGCGATCTGCGGTTCTCCCTCATTGTTAAGGTCTGGGACCAGTATGTCCGTGATGGTTCGTGCCATCGGGTTGTCGCCGATTTCTCCCTGTACACGCTCAATCGTTTTCAGGCTCGGGTGGCCATGTACCAGATGTGCTGCAAAAACGCAGTCGCTGGGTTCGCCAGACTGAATATGAAAAATCAAGACAAATTTCAGGAAATTTGGCCTTGAGATAGTCTTTCGAGTCGCTGTCCGTACCCTTAGGGGGGTAGGGCGTGCGGTATAACTCCCTGCTATCTTTTTGCTGAATTCTATTCAGTTTGGTCCTCTGACTCGCTGTTCTCATGCTGATAAGCCATCCGTTTTCCGATTTCATCGAGTTGCTGCGTGCCATGCCTGCTGCGAGCCAAGCACCATATGGCGTAGTGCGCCTGACTACGTTGGAGGGTGGCGCGGTCGTTATCGGCGGCGGGATACGCGCGGTGCGGACCGCATGGTTTCTGATCCGGTGTGGTGCGTCAGTGGCGCGATACGTGAAGGCTAAGATCGGCTGCGAACTATCGAGGCGCGCTTTTGACCATTCTTTTTCATGGGACCAAGCACTTGCGCAGGTAGGTGCAGACCTGATTGCTGTCAGTGTGCCGGTGATCAGTCAACATCCCTTTGCGCCCGCATGGTGTTCTGACGGTAATCCCGTTGCGGCTGTGCGCTAAGGAGCGGTATGGTGCCTATGGAACAACCCATTCATACTCGCGCATCTGAACGCGTGACTAACTTCGCGCGTACCGTAGGTCTCGCCGGCAGAATGACGACAAGCGCTTTGTTTAGTCGGAGTGGCGGCGGACTAGTGACTGGCGTGTCGCGCGCACGGCCAGTGCGGAGTGATACACAGGTACCTGAGCGGACAGACGTGGTCGTTATCGGTGGAGGTGTCGTCGGATGCATTACTGCACTGACGCTCGCTGAACGGGGAGTGCGGGTCCTGCTGTGCGAGAAAGGTGTGATTGCCGGGGAGGCTTCAGGCAGAGCGCTTGGTTGTGTAGGAAGCCAGTTTCTTGCTCCGAGCAAGATGGAGATTGTTTCGCGTTCGAAGGCTCTGTGGGCTGAGATGAATGAGCGCGTTCAGGGCGAGGTCGGCTATCGGTGTACGGGGCTCGCAACGTTTTTTACTCGCCGCGAAGGACTTGATTCTGCACAGCAATGGCTCGACGAGGTCAGTGGTTTGCCTGGGATTGATGCGCGAATCATCGGCGCGTCGGAGGCAACTGATCTTGCGATTGGCGCGGCAACGTCGTTTGTCGGAGCGCTATACCAACCAAGCGATAGTTGCGTTGAGCCGCAGCTGGCGGCCCCCGCAATTGCTGACGCAGTGCGACGCGCAGGCGGCGTAGTTGTTCAACATTGTGCGGTACGTGGAATTGAAACCACTGGAGGTGCTGTCACCGGTGTGGTGACGGAGAAGGGCGCCGTGCGATGTCTGTCTGTGGTACTCGCAGGCGGTGTCTGGTCACCTGTTATGGCGCGCAGCCTCGGACTAGATCTTCCGCAATTCATGTCATTTTCTGGGGTGGCCCGCGTGAGTCCCGGTAATGGCCCTGCAGTCGCTACGATTGCTGCGGATGCTGGTTTCGCGATGCGACCTACGACCGATGGTGCATTCGATATATGTACGGCGGTCGGCTCGACGCCGATCATGCCAAGTACTCTGCGCAATTTGATTCGGCTCGGGCCGGCAATGCGCCATATGGCGACCGAGTTTCGCCCGGTGTTCAATCTTTCGACATTCATGTCGGAGTTGCGCATTCCGGCGCGCTGGTCGCTCGATCAGGCATCGCCGTTCGAGCAACGGCGCATCCTGACGCCGGAAACGCGCACAGCCTACCTACATCGAGTAGTGAGCAACGTGCTGGGCAGTTTCCCAGCGCTTGGAATCTCTGCTCGTCTTGAGCAATGGTCAGGGGCGCAGACTAGCACGCTCGACAACATGCCCGTAATTTCCGATGTCGAGCGGCTGCCCGGTCTGTATTTGGGAACGGGCTTCTATTCCGGACTCACCATGGGTCCAGCCGCAGGGGAAGCGCTCGCCGATCTCGTGCTTGGGCAGGTTCCGCGCATTGATTTGACGCCGTTCTCTTTCGGGCGTTTCAGAGACGGCTCACCCATCGTATTTCATCCGTGAGTATGCCTGAGTATATTCCCCCGCATTTCCATCAAAGCTACCTGGAGCAAAGCAAATGAATCTTTCTCAATATGCTAGCCATGACGCTACCGGCTTGGCGGAACTGGTGCGGGCAAAGCAAGTGAGTCCGCGCGAGCTAGCTCAAACAGCGTTGACTGCGATTTCCGCACTGAATCCAGTCTTGAACGCGGTGATCGAGACTTATCCCGATGCCGCCGATCGGAGCCCCGCGCCTGATTTCTTACCGGTCGGCCCATTTCCAGGCGTGCCGTTCCTGCTCAAGGACATCGGCTCACATGATAAGGGCGTGACGTTCGAACTGGGCAGCCGCCTTGCAAAAGGCATGAAAGCTCCCCCGGTTGCCTCGGAGCTGGTCGAGCGCTTTCGCGCTTCGGGCGTAACCATCCTTGGCCGTACAAATATTCCAGAACTCGGCTCAAGCTGCACGACGGAGCCGTTGCTGTATGGCCCGACACGCAATCCGTGGAATCTCGAACGTACACCGGGTGGTTCGTCGGGTGGCGCGGCGGCGGCAGTGGCTTCGGGCATGGTTCCGATCGCGCACGCGAACGACGCAGGGGGGTCGATCCGCTGGCCGGCTGCATGTTGCGGGCTGTTCGGGCTCAAGCCGAGTCGCAATCTGAACCCGGTCGGTCCCGATGCTGCATTGGCACTCAACGGCTTCGCCGCGGAGCACATCTTGTCGCGCAGTGTGCGCGATACGGCTGCGATGCTGGACGTGACCGCGGGCCCCGACGTAGGTGCTTGGTGCTATACACCTCGATTCGAAGGTTCCTATCTCGCTGAACTGAAGCGGCCTGTGGGGCGTCTTCGGATCGGTCTCAACGTGACTCCCGTGTTTCCACCTACCACGCTCGATCCGGCGGTGGTTTCGGCGATTAGGGCAAGCGCTGCTCTATGTGAATCGCTTGGCCACTATGTAGAGGAGGTTACGTTCGATTTCGATCATGAAACCCTGTTCGAGGCATTTGGTGTGATTTGGTCGAGCAGCCTACGTTCTGGCATCGAGATGATTGCAGCGGTGACCGGCCGCAAACCAGGCAGCGACACGTTGGAGCCCCACGTACTGGCCGCGTTCCACGGCGCTGAACACACGAGCGGTTCCCGAGTGATGTGGGCGCTTGAGCAGATGAATATTGCCTCGCGAGCATACGGCCGTTACTTCGAGAAGTACGACGTGATGCTTACGCCGGCCGGCTCGCAGCCGCCGTTTCCACTCGGTCAGATCGGTGCGATTCCGACTGATGATTTCATGGCATGGTTCCATGATATGTGTGCTCATTGCCCGTTCCTCTCAACGGCCAACATCGCAGGGATTCCTGCGATGTCGGTGCCGCTGCAGTGGAGTGACGAAGCGCTACCGCTTGGCTCACATTTCCTGGCCGCTAACGGGCGCGAGCTGTTGTTGCTCCGGTTGGCTGCCCAACTCGAGGAAGCACAGCCGTGGATCAGCAAACTGCCGCCGCATCACGTTTCCCGGTTGGACTAACGGATCACGGGGTAAATGTATTGTGATCGGCGCTCGGCGCGTCGATTTTGGCGAACATTCGCATGCTTGTGAGTTTAAATGAAGACTAAAGCCGCAATTGCTTGGAAGGCCGGCACGCAACTCACCATCGAGGAAGTCGACCTCGAAGGGCCGCGCCCGGGCGAGGTCCTGATCGAGGTCAAGGCGACGGGCATTTGTCATACGGACTATTACACGTTGTCGGGCGCCGATCCCGAAGGTATCTTCCCGGCCATTCTTGGCCACGAGGGTGCGGGGGTGGTGGTCGATGTAGGTCCCGGCGTGGGGACGCTAAAAAAGGGCGATCACGTCATCCCGCTCTATACGCCGGAATGCCGCGAATGCAAATTCTGCCTCTCGCGCAAGACCAACCTGTGCCAGAAGATCCGCGCCACGCAAGGTAAGGGCCTCATGCCAGATGCGAGCTCGCGCTTCTCGATCGGTGGCAAGCCGATCTTCCACTACATGGGTACCTCCACCTTCTCGAACTATATCGTCGTGCCGGAAATCGCCGTGGCGAAGATCCGCGAGGACGCCCCGTTCGACAAGGCCTGCTACATCGGCTGCGGCGTGACGACCGGCGTGGGTGCCGTGGTGTTCTCGGCGAAGGTTGAGGCGGGAGCGAATGTGGTGGTGTTCGGCCTCGGCGGCATTGGCCTCAACGTGATCCAGGGCGCGAAGATGGTCGGCGCCGACAAGATCATTGGGGTGGATCTGAACCCGAAGCGCGTCGAACTGGCGAAGCAATTTGGCATGACCCACTTCATCAACCCGAACGAAGTCGAGAACGTCGTCGATCGCATCGTGCAACTCACTGATGGCGGTGCGGATTACTCGTTCGAATGCATTGGCAATGTCAAGGTGATGCGCCAAGCGCTCGAATGCACACACAAGGGGTGGGGCCAGTCCTTCATCATTGGCGTTGCCGAGGCCGGCGCCGAGATCGGTACGCGGCCGTTCCAGCTTGTCACGGGCCGTGAGTGGAAGGGCTCGGCATTTGGCGGCGCACGTGGACGCACCGATGTGCCGAAGATCGTCGACTGGTACATGGAAGGCAAGATTAAGATCGATGCGCTGATCACTCACACCTTGCCGCTCGAGCGCATCAACGAAGGCTTCGACCTGATGAAGAAGGGCGAGTCGATCCGCTCGGTCGTGCTGTACTGAGCGGGTACCGCGATTCGAAGGTGATCGGCCTGCCGATGTGCTTCTCAGTGTACTTGCCACCGTCGGCGGCGCACGACCGCGTGCCGGTGCTGTTTTACCTCGCGGGGCTGTCCTGTACCGAGGAGACCTTGATGATGATGGCCGGAGGGCAGCAGTACGATGCGCAGCGCAATGTCGCGCTGATCGCGCCTGACACCCAGCCCGCGCGGCGCGGGTGTGCTGGGCGGGAGTGAAGCTTGAGATTTTGGAGTGCGCGTGGGGTTCTACGTGGACGCGACTGAGGTACCTTGGTTCGCGAACTGGTACATGGATTCATGCGTTGCGTACGAGTTGCGCGAAACCGTACTTGAACTGTTTCCGATCGACGGCGCGCGGCTCGGTATCTTCGGCGATTTAATGGGAGGCCATGGTGCGCTCGTGCTCCGTAACGGAGACCTGTACCGCTCGGTGTTGGCGCTTGCGCCGATCGCCGCGCTTGCACGTTGCCCGTAGGGCGATAAGGCGTTTACGAACTATCAAGGAACTGACAGGAAAGTCCGGAGGGCCTGCGCTACGCGTGAGCTGGTTGCGCGCGTAGGCGCGCCCGAGTTCGCTGAGGGCATTCGGATCGACCACGGGCGCAGACGCAACTGAATCCTGACGTGGTCGGGTTGCATACCGCGCAGATACCGATCGAGGTGATCCAAGAAGCTTTCAACCAACGCGACGTCGGTAACGTAGCAAGGATGCGCCGGTTCCCGTAAACCACTGTCCTTTTGTGTAAAGGACGACCATCCCGCCGAACACTCAGCTGCACAAGACCCGGGCGAGATGCTTGTGGTGATCGGCAACAGATGTGGAGATGAAATAGTAGCTATGGACGTAGCCGGCGTACCAGCGCAACACAAGCGGCTGGCCTACGCCGCGCAAACCGCATCGCTACAGTTCTGAGTCCTGTTCTGAGGAGTTGCGCTCCCATACTGCGTATGGTTACTCCCCTATGAGGGGTATGGCTGGCACGAGCTGATTCCCGGAGCATGTCATCTATGACGCAAGAGGGCTTGCGTGGATGTCACTTTATTCGGAGGAGTTCCATGGGCGATGACTCGTCGGATGCAATTGATCGTTCGAAACAGAAAGGGCGAGGCTTTCAGTCTGGCCGACGTAAACTATTGCTTGGGGGCGGTCTTGCTCTGGCTTCAGCGGGAGTGGCGGGCACCGGTTACTGGCTTGGACGCACGCCAGTTGGCATGCTTGAAGGACGGTCACGCGCGCGGCTAGTCCAGAGTGACATGGAATTGCCGAAACAGGTGGACGTAGTAGTCATTGGAGGTGGTTTTGTCGGCACTAGTACAGCGCTGGTACTGGCCGAGCGTGGCGTGCGAGTGGCGTTATGCGAGAAGGGCGTGATTGCAGGTGAGGCGTCAGGCCGCTCAATGGGGTATGTTGACAGTCAGTATGCAGATCCGGAAAAGTTGGAACTGATCGCTCGTTCGAAGGCGATCTGGCAGAGCTTGAATGATCGTACCGGGCAAGATACGGGTTATCGTCTCACTGGACTGCTCGCCGGATTGACGACGTCCGAAGACCGCGCTGGCGCAGAAGAATGGCTGACCATAGTGAGGGGCTTGGAAGGAGCCGAAGGGCGAATGGTGACGCGCCAGGAGATTCAGCGTTTATTTCCTGGTATGGAGGCGCCGCCTGAGGCCGGGCTGTTTTCACCAAACGATGCCTCCGTGGAGCCGCAATGGGCTGCTCCGGCCATTGCCACAGGTGCGCAGCGCAAAGGTGCCAAGATTCTGCAAGGTTGTGCCGTGCGGGGCATAGAAACGAGCGGCGGCGCAATCAGCGGTGTAATCACAGAGCGAGGTCCCATTGCATGCAAGGCCGTGGTGCTAGCCGGGGGAGCCTGGTCGCCAATGTTTGCTGGTTCACTTGGTCTTTCGCTGGTGCAGTTCGAGATAGCGATGACAATGATGAGCTTAACGCCGGTGCCTGGGCCAACAGTCTCAATGTCTAATCCGGCCTATGGAATTCGACGGCAAGTTGATGGAGGATACTCATTTGGTGTTGTCGATTTTGCGGCGCCGATCGTACCTAAGACCTTCGCGCATGCGCGCGAGTTACTGCCCGCGATAGAGTTTTTTTGGCCGTTGTCTCATCCTGGCTTCTCACCTTCGGAATTCTGGCGCCAGTTGACTATGCCGACACGGTGGGCACTGGATAGTCCGTCTCCCTTCGAGGCGAGACGAATCATGGTGCCAGAGCTCTGTGTTGGCCCGACTGCACATGGCTTGGCTCAGTTGCGGAAGGACTATACGCTTTTTAAGGCGGCACAGGTTCGCGAAATATGGTCAGGGTTAATCAGTACGACCGCAGACAATATGCCGATTATTTCGGCTATACCTGAATACCCAGGGTTGTTCGTCGGGAGCGGTTTCAGCTACGGACTGACGATGGGACCTGCAGCCGGCGAGGCGTTGGCCGATTTGGCGATGGGGCGGACTCCTTCCATCAACCTCCATCCATTCAGACTTGATCGCTTTAGTGACGGTAGCAAGTTGGCTTTTCGTACCTAGTACTATATAAGCCGATGCGGGCAATTGCGAAATCGTGGGAACGTGAACTAAACGCATTGCATGAACGTCTCGAACATCTGTTCAGACG
This genomic interval carries:
- a CDS encoding S-(hydroxymethyl)glutathione dehydrogenase/class III alcohol dehydrogenase, with amino-acid sequence MKTKAAIAWKAGTQLTIEEVDLEGPRPGEVLIEVKATGICHTDYYTLSGADPEGIFPAILGHEGAGVVVDVGPGVGTLKKGDHVIPLYTPECRECKFCLSRKTNLCQKIRATQGKGLMPDASSRFSIGGKPIFHYMGTSTFSNYIVVPEIAVAKIREDAPFDKACYIGCGVTTGVGAVVFSAKVEAGANVVVFGLGGIGLNVIQGAKMVGADKIIGVDLNPKRVELAKQFGMTHFINPNEVENVVDRIVQLTDGGADYSFECIGNVKVMRQALECTHKGWGQSFIIGVAEAGAEIGTRPFQLVTGREWKGSAFGGARGRTDVPKIVDWYMEGKIKIDALITHTLPLERINEGFDLMKKGESIRSVVLY
- a CDS encoding helix-turn-helix transcriptional regulator, with translation MELIPDRLASMMSTVGGEDFAQALIGLFDPDFEIVHCAGYEREIGIGRPCVTVAGTLDPSRRAQMPALLDEWVDKDFRVDPILSEIERHARSEPGVRYFDFHATPMPSATMREMLERYYEPMDVGEEATYAVRRGSRVLSLSLYRSRKAGGFHRSQREVLSRLSALMLSSAERHAQLSLATKHDEAVAIDPPQSSEWPASRAERFAKLRAALLMEPCRLTLREAEICAYIVLGYTAMGISLILGISLNTVATHRKRAYAKLCLSSQTELFNVCLKHCV
- a CDS encoding NAD(P)/FAD-dependent oxidoreductase, with amino-acid sequence MVVIGGGVVGCITALTLAERGVRVLLCEKGVIAGEASGRALGCVGSQFLAPSKMEIVSRSKALWAEMNERVQGEVGYRCTGLATFFTRREGLDSAQQWLDEVSGLPGIDARIIGASEATDLAIGAATSFVGALYQPSDSCVEPQLAAPAIADAVRRAGGVVVQHCAVRGIETTGGAVTGVVTEKGAVRCLSVVLAGGVWSPVMARSLGLDLPQFMSFSGVARVSPGNGPAVATIAADAGFAMRPTTDGAFDICTAVGSTPIMPSTLRNLIRLGPAMRHMATEFRPVFNLSTFMSELRIPARWSLDQASPFEQRRILTPETRTAYLHRVVSNVLGSFPALGISARLEQWSGAQTSTLDNMPVISDVERLPGLYLGTGFYSGLTMGPAAGEALADLVLGQVPRIDLTPFSFGRFRDGSPIVFHP
- a CDS encoding NAD(P)/FAD-dependent oxidoreductase produces the protein MELPKQVDVVVIGGGFVGTSTALVLAERGVRVALCEKGVIAGEASGRSMGYVDSQYADPEKLELIARSKAIWQSLNDRTGQDTGYRLTGLLAGLTTSEDRAGAEEWLTIVRGLEGAEGRMVTRQEIQRLFPGMEAPPEAGLFSPNDASVEPQWAAPAIATGAQRKGAKILQGCAVRGIETSGGAISGVITERGPIACKAVVLAGGAWSPMFAGSLGLSLVQFEIAMTMMSLTPVPGPTVSMSNPAYGIRRQVDGGYSFGVVDFAAPIVPKTFAHARELLPAIEFFWPLSHPGFSPSEFWRQLTMPTRWALDSPSPFEARRIMVPELCVGPTAHGLAQLRKDYTLFKAAQVREIWSGLISTTADNMPIISAIPEYPGLFVGSGFSYGLTMGPAAGEALADLAMGRTPSINLHPFRLDRFSDGSKLAFRT
- a CDS encoding amidase — protein: MNLSQYASHDATGLAELVRAKQVSPRELAQTALTAISALNPVLNAVIETYPDAADRSPAPDFLPVGPFPGVPFLLKDIGSHDKGVTFELGSRLAKGMKAPPVASELVERFRASGVTILGRTNIPELGSSCTTEPLLYGPTRNPWNLERTPGGSSGGAAAAVASGMVPIAHANDAGGSIRWPAACCGLFGLKPSRNLNPVGPDAALALNGFAAEHILSRSVRDTAAMLDVTAGPDVGAWCYTPRFEGSYLAELKRPVGRLRIGLNVTPVFPPTTLDPAVVSAIRASAALCESLGHYVEEVTFDFDHETLFEAFGVIWSSSLRSGIEMIAAVTGRKPGSDTLEPHVLAAFHGAEHTSGSRVMWALEQMNIASRAYGRYFEKYDVMLTPAGSQPPFPLGQIGAIPTDDFMAWFHDMCAHCPFLSTANIAGIPAMSVPLQWSDEALPLGSHFLAANGRELLLLRLAAQLEEAQPWISKLPPHHVSRLD